The genomic region TTAATGTCTGTGAGCCGAACTGGATCAGTCGAAAGCCCCGGACAGATGAACTGACCCTTAAACTGAGGCATGGCCCCCGGCTGAACAGCTGCCGCATAAAGTGGCTTTCTGCAGAACGCATCGAGGTGACCATGGATGAGGGAGATAAGGGAATTGCTCCCGGACAATTTGCTGTTTTCTACGAGGATGACATCTGCCTGGGTGGTGCCAGAATAGAGTAGTCTTTACAGACTTTTACCAGCATCTGAGGAATATCAGAAAAGATTCCATCCACCCCTTCTGAGAAGAGGGATCTCATCTTTTCTTCTTCATTGATTGTCCAGACCTGAACCGCCAGTTTATTCTTTCTGCACCAGCTGAGAAAGGATGGCCGGATCAGTCTGTAGGGTCCTGCCTTTTCGGGGATTTGAACAGCCCGTACCTGCCCTGATTTTACTGAAGCCGGAACCCAGCCCGATCTGTATAACAGCAGCACCTTGATCATCTCTCTCTGGCAGAGGGAGGTGGCTGTCCCTGGAAGTTCCTCCCGGAATGCCCTGATACTGCTGTGGTGGAAGGATCCTATGCAGACCCTTTTTTCCGCTCCCGCAGCCTTTATCACTCCGGCAGTCTTTTCTGCCAGCTCTCTGCCCGGATCTTTCATGTCGATGTTAAAGCGGGTCTCCGGAAACAGCCTGAGAGCATCTTTCAGAAGTAGAGGCCTGATTCCCCGGTCTCTGTGTGGAAAGGTCCTGCCCTGGTCTTTTGAGAATAGAAATCCCATATCAATATCTTTCAGATCCTCAAGACTGAGGGTCGAGATAAGGCGCCGGTCTCCCGTACAGCGGCTCAGGTCGGGATCATGGAAAATTAGAACATCTCCGTCCTTCATAAGCCTTACGTCTGTTTCAATAACATCCACTCCCATCTCATAGGCGGAGCGGAAAGATGCTTCGGTATTTTCAGGGAAATCCTGACTGTTCCCCCTATGTGCCAGAGCCCTGGGCTGCGGTGAGAAAAAATCGGTCATTTGAACAGCTCTGTCATCAGAATACTTCTTTTAGAAGCTCAAGGCGTTCTTCTTTGCTGAATGAATAAGGATTGTTTTTATTTCCGGAATCGGCTGCGGCCTTTTCCAGCAGATCCGCATTGAGACCAAGTTTTTCAAGGGAGGGCAGAGCTGCCGCGGCGGCCCATTTTTCCAGTTGTTCCGTAAGAATGGCTGTGGAATCAGAGATTGAGGCAGATTCCTTTCCACTGATCCTGACTGCCAGGGTCTGTACCTTTTTTAGTGCCGGATTGTTCCTATCCTCCCGGAGCAGTGCTTCAAAGGTCTTTTTCATTACAGGAGGGAGGAGTAGCCCGCATGCCGTTCCATGAGGCAGTTCAGCAAGTCCTCCGAGGGTTCCGGCAATCCCATGAACCGTTCCCAGGCCGGCATTTGCCAGAGTCAGCCCCGAAAGGCTGGCTCCCAGGGCTATCCGGTCGAAATCATCTGTCGAGGCTTTTCCCTCAAGGAGCGGGGAGAATGATTTGAAAAATCCTTCAAGCCCCTCAAGGG from Oceanispirochaeta sp. M1 harbors:
- a CDS encoding glycerophosphodiester phosphodiesterase produces the protein MTDFFSPQPRALAHRGNSQDFPENTEASFRSAYEMGVDVIETDVRLMKDGDVLIFHDPDLSRCTGDRRLISTLSLEDLKDIDMGFLFSKDQGRTFPHRDRGIRPLLLKDALRLFPETRFNIDMKDPGRELAEKTAGVIKAAGAEKRVCIGSFHHSSIRAFREELPGTATSLCQREMIKVLLLYRSGWVPASVKSGQVRAVQIPEKAGPYRLIRPSFLSWCRKNKLAVQVWTINEEEKMRSLFSEGVDGIFSDIPQMLVKVCKDYSILAPPRQMSSS